From a region of the Canis lupus dingo isolate Sandy chromosome 5, ASM325472v2, whole genome shotgun sequence genome:
- the LOC112647326 gene encoding 60S ribosomal protein L30-like, translated as MVATKKTKKSLESINSRLQLVMKSGKYVLGYKQTLKMIRHGKAKLVILANNCPALRKSEIEYYAMLAQTGVHHYSGNNIELGTACGKYHRVCTLAIIDPGDSDIIRSMPEQTGEK; from the coding sequence ATGGTGGCCACAAAGAAGACGAAAAAGTCGCTGGAGTCAATCAACTCTAGGCTCCAACTGGTTATGAAAAGTGGAAAGTACGTGCTGGGGTACAAGCAGACCCTGAAAATGATCAGACACGGCAAAGCGAAACTGGTCATCCTGGCCAACAACTGCCCGGCTTTGAGGAAATCTGAAATAGAATACTACGCCATGTTGGCCCAAACTGGTGTCCATCACTACAGTGGCAATAATATTGAATTGGGCACAGCATGTGGGAAATACCACAGAGTATGCACACTGGCTATCATCGATCCAGGTGACTCTGATATCATTAGAAGCATGCCAGAACAGACTGGTGAAAAGTAA